A stretch of Mastomys coucha isolate ucsf_1 unplaced genomic scaffold, UCSF_Mcou_1 pScaffold1, whole genome shotgun sequence DNA encodes these proteins:
- the Elf3 gene encoding ETS-related transcription factor Elf-3 isoform X2, which yields MAATCEISNVFSNYFNAMYSSEDPTLAPAPPTVFGTEDLALTLNNQQMSLEGPEKASWTGERPQFWSKTQVLEWISYQVEKNKYDASSIDFSRCDMDGATLCSCALEELRLVFGPLGDQLYAQLRDLTSSTSDELSWIIELLEKDGMAFQDSLGDSGPFDQGSPFAQELLDDGRQASPYYGSTYGPGAPSPGSSDVSLAGTATPQSSHSSDSGGSDVDFDLNESKVFPRIGFPDYKKGEPKHGKRKRGRPRKLSKEYWDCLEGKKSKHAPRGTHLWEFIRDILIHPELNEGLMKWENRHEGVFKFLRSEAVAQLWGQKKKNSNMTYEKLSRAMRYYYKREILERVDGRRLVYKFGKNSSGWKEEEIGESRN from the exons ATGGCTGCCACCTGTGAGATCAGCAACGTTTTCAGTAACTACTTCAACGCCATGTACAGTTCAGAAGACCCCACCCTCGCTCCTGCTCCTCCGACTGTCTTTGGGACTGAAGACTTGGCGTTGACCCTGAACAACCAACAGATGTCACTGGAAGGTCCAG AGAAGGCAAGCTGGACAGGAGAGCGACCCCAGTTCTGGTCGAAGACCCAGGTACTGGAGTGGATCAGCTACCAAGTGGAGAAGAACAAGTACGACGCCAGCTCCATAGACTTCTCCCGCTGCGACATGGACGGAGCCACCCTCTGCAGCTGCGCACTAGAGGAGCTGCGTCTGGTCTTTGGGCCGCTGGGAGACCAACTCTATGCCCAGCTCCGGGATCTCA CGTCCAGCACTTCTGATGAACTCAGCTGGATCATCGAGCTGCTAGAGAAGGACGGCATGGCCTTCCAAGATAGCCTAGGAGACTCGGGCCCCTTTG ATCAGGGAAGCCCCTTTGCCCAGGAACTCCTGGATGATGGCCGCCAGGCCAGCCCCTACTACGGCAGCACCTACGGCCCTGGAGCGCCCTCCCCCGGTAGCTCTGATGTCTCCCTTGCAG GGACCGCTACTCCCCAGAGTTCCCACTCCTCTGACTCCGGTGGAAGTGATGTGGACTTCGATCTCAACGAGAGCAAGGTCTTCCCTAGAA TTGGCTTTCCTGACTATAAGAAGGGGGAACCCAAGCACGGGAAGAGGAAACGTGGGCGTCCCCGAAAGCTGAGCAAGGAATACTGGGACTGCCTGGAGGGCAAGAAGAGCAAGCACG CCCCCAGAGGTACTCACCTGTGGGAGTTCATCCGGGACATCCTTATCCACCCTGAGCTCAACGAAGGCCTCATGAAGTGGGAGAACCGGCATGAGGGCGTGTTCAAGTTTCTTCGCTCAGAGGCCGTGGCCCAACTATGGggccaaaagaaaaagaacagtaaTATGACCTACGAGAAGCTGAGCCGGGCCATGAG GTACTACTACAAACGGGAGATCCTGGAACGGGTGGATGGCCGGCGGCTTGTCTACAAGTTTGGCAAGAACTCCAGTggctggaaggaagaagagattgGAGAGAGTCGGAATTAA
- the Elf3 gene encoding ETS-related transcription factor Elf-3 isoform X1 has product MAATCEISNVFSNYFNAMYSSEDPTLAPAPPTVFGTEDLALTLNNQQMSLEGPGPQTRYPRDRTDPLAVLHPAEKASWTGERPQFWSKTQVLEWISYQVEKNKYDASSIDFSRCDMDGATLCSCALEELRLVFGPLGDQLYAQLRDLTSSTSDELSWIIELLEKDGMAFQDSLGDSGPFDQGSPFAQELLDDGRQASPYYGSTYGPGAPSPGSSDVSLAGTATPQSSHSSDSGGSDVDFDLNESKVFPRIGFPDYKKGEPKHGKRKRGRPRKLSKEYWDCLEGKKSKHAPRGTHLWEFIRDILIHPELNEGLMKWENRHEGVFKFLRSEAVAQLWGQKKKNSNMTYEKLSRAMRYYYKREILERVDGRRLVYKFGKNSSGWKEEEIGESRN; this is encoded by the exons ATGGCTGCCACCTGTGAGATCAGCAACGTTTTCAGTAACTACTTCAACGCCATGTACAGTTCAGAAGACCCCACCCTCGCTCCTGCTCCTCCGACTGTCTTTGGGACTGAAGACTTGGCGTTGACCCTGAACAACCAACAGATGTCACTGGAAGGTCCAG GACCTCAGACAAGATACCCCAGGGACAGGACTGATCCTCTGGCTGTACTCCACCCTGCAGAGAAGGCAAGCTGGACAGGAGAGCGACCCCAGTTCTGGTCGAAGACCCAGGTACTGGAGTGGATCAGCTACCAAGTGGAGAAGAACAAGTACGACGCCAGCTCCATAGACTTCTCCCGCTGCGACATGGACGGAGCCACCCTCTGCAGCTGCGCACTAGAGGAGCTGCGTCTGGTCTTTGGGCCGCTGGGAGACCAACTCTATGCCCAGCTCCGGGATCTCA CGTCCAGCACTTCTGATGAACTCAGCTGGATCATCGAGCTGCTAGAGAAGGACGGCATGGCCTTCCAAGATAGCCTAGGAGACTCGGGCCCCTTTG ATCAGGGAAGCCCCTTTGCCCAGGAACTCCTGGATGATGGCCGCCAGGCCAGCCCCTACTACGGCAGCACCTACGGCCCTGGAGCGCCCTCCCCCGGTAGCTCTGATGTCTCCCTTGCAG GGACCGCTACTCCCCAGAGTTCCCACTCCTCTGACTCCGGTGGAAGTGATGTGGACTTCGATCTCAACGAGAGCAAGGTCTTCCCTAGAA TTGGCTTTCCTGACTATAAGAAGGGGGAACCCAAGCACGGGAAGAGGAAACGTGGGCGTCCCCGAAAGCTGAGCAAGGAATACTGGGACTGCCTGGAGGGCAAGAAGAGCAAGCACG CCCCCAGAGGTACTCACCTGTGGGAGTTCATCCGGGACATCCTTATCCACCCTGAGCTCAACGAAGGCCTCATGAAGTGGGAGAACCGGCATGAGGGCGTGTTCAAGTTTCTTCGCTCAGAGGCCGTGGCCCAACTATGGggccaaaagaaaaagaacagtaaTATGACCTACGAGAAGCTGAGCCGGGCCATGAG GTACTACTACAAACGGGAGATCCTGGAACGGGTGGATGGCCGGCGGCTTGTCTACAAGTTTGGCAAGAACTCCAGTggctggaaggaagaagagattgGAGAGAGTCGGAATTAA